In one Nicotiana tomentosiformis chromosome 6, ASM39032v3, whole genome shotgun sequence genomic region, the following are encoded:
- the LOC104115459 gene encoding uncharacterized protein: MHDCLLCNCQLKHFSSLKALGILDFQKMPHLKKNLQSLPSNCAGCLTNKPSKSSTQPADDKSSRIRLRDGRYLAYRETGVAKNMSSYKVIVAHGLNDSKEINYPECQELKNEIGIYLVQYDRPGYGESDPNPDRSSKNEASDIEELVDQLELGPKFYIIAISAGCYSGWSCLKHIPQRLAGVALVVSPINYTWPSLPKDMIKDDPRRNMIGKLVWLGKNAPGLLYCIHILSSSLKRRGNAQETNKNLTNHDVEILKNRQQKLAGQERMRRRDFNTVVRDLVVVSGKWDFDPLELSNTFSQDDSCVHIWQGNEDPLVPFQIQRYVTKKLQWIKYHEVPYGGHHLLYDKKLWEAILRSLLLGDGSNQYEPKLDD, translated from the exons ATGCATGATTGCTTGCTATGCAATTGTCAGCTCAAACATTTCTCTTCCCTAAAAGCTCTCGGTATTCTTGATTTCCAGAAAATGCCACATCTCAAAAAAAATCTACAGTCTTTGCCAAGTAATTGTGCTGGCTGTTTAACTAATAAACCTTCAAAATCTTCTACCCAACCAGCTGATGATAAGTCTTCCAGAATTAGGCTACGTGATGGAAGATATTTGGCTTACAGGGAAACTGGAGTTGCCAAGAACATGTCCAGTTACAAAGTGATCGTCGCTCATGGTCTTAACGATTCCAAAGAAATCAATTATCCAGAATGTCAA GAACTCAAAAATGAAATAGGAATATACCTGGTTCAATATGATCGACCAGGATATGGAGAGAGTGATCCGAATCCAGACCGCTCATCGAAAAATGAAGCATCTGACATTGAGGAATTAGTTGATCAATTAGAACTAGGACCCAAGTTTTACATTATTGCAATCTCTGCAGGATGTTACTCAGGTTGGAGTTGCCTTAAACATATACCACAAAG gCTAGCAGGAGTGGCTCTTGTAGTATCGCCTATAAATTACACATGGCCTTCACTTCCTAAAGATATGATAAAGGACGACCCTAGGAGGAACATGATTGGAAAACTGGTCTGGTTGGGAAAAAATGCTCCTGGACTACTTTACTGCATTCATATTCTTTCCTCTTCCCTCAAGCGTCGTGGTAATGCTCAAGAGACTAATAAGAATCTCACCAACCATGACGTTGAGATTTTGAAGAATCGACAACAAAAGTTGGCTGGTCAG GAGCGTATGAGGAGGAGGGACTTTAACACAGTTGTTCGCGACCTTGTTGTGgtttctggaaaatgggattttgATCCATTGGAACTGAGCAATACTTTCTCACAAGATGATAGTTGTGTTCATATTTGGCAAGGTAATGAAGACCCACTCGTGCCTTTCCAAATACAGAGATACGTTACTAAAAAACTGCAATGGATTAAGTACCATGAAGTTCCTTACGGAGGTCATCATCTACTCTACGACAAAAAACTTTGGGAAGCTATTTTAAGGTCGCTATTGCTTGGTGATGGTTCTAATCAATATGAACCCAAACTAGATGACTAG